Proteins encoded together in one Juglans regia cultivar Chandler chromosome 9, Walnut 2.0, whole genome shotgun sequence window:
- the LOC108993793 gene encoding non-specific lipid-transfer protein-like → MSHYQLACFLAIVLLLVSGSSMAAPSCQNILREMRPCVPYLRRHHHQPSHACCNGVRYVGRYFNSNRDRRAACECFTTSSALSLFGRVQTSVITSLHRSCDVSIRMPHASRGRLECSRF, encoded by the exons ATGAGTCATTATCAGCTAGCTTGCTTCCTAGCCATTGTTCTCTTACTGGTTTCAGGGTCATCCATGGCTGCACCCTCATGCCAAAACATTCTACGTGAAATGCGCCCTTGCGTTCCTTACCTGAGGAGACATCATCATCAGCCATCCCATGCTTGCTGTAATGGTGTCAGGTACGTCGGCAGGTACTTCAACAGCAACCGAGATCGGAGGGCTGCATGTGAGTGCTTCACGACCTCATCAGCATTATCATTATTCGGGCGGGTCCAGACTTCGGTCATCACTTCTCTCCACAGGAGCTGTGATGTCTCCATAAGAATGCCGCACGCCTCTCGTGGCCGCCTTGAATGTTCCAG GTTTTGA